In Candidatus Latescibacter sp., the following are encoded in one genomic region:
- a CDS encoding MBL fold metallo-hydrolase gives MIVEQFAVGPLETNCYHVICDSSNQSVLIDPGGVSESLVRAVRGRELKAILLTHGHFDHIGGAGKIAELTGAPVMIHAAEASFLSDPEANGSSMFGTMLPQMKPDRLLSAGDFISFGECSLTVLHTPGHTPGGVSFITGDELGVFAGDVIFRLSVGRWDLPGGDYRILMNTLRKVFFPMPDAAVVYPGHGESTTIGFEKKHNQFMMD, from the coding sequence ATGATAGTTGAACAGTTTGCAGTCGGGCCCCTGGAGACCAATTGCTACCATGTAATCTGCGACTCCTCCAATCAATCCGTTTTGATAGACCCCGGCGGTGTCTCGGAATCGCTTGTCCGGGCTGTACGGGGAAGAGAACTGAAAGCCATCCTCCTTACACACGGCCATTTCGATCACATCGGCGGCGCCGGAAAGATTGCCGAATTGACCGGCGCACCGGTCATGATTCATGCGGCGGAGGCTTCTTTCCTCTCCGATCCGGAAGCAAACGGTTCATCAATGTTCGGGACAATGCTGCCCCAAATGAAACCAGATCGGCTCCTCTCCGCCGGCGATTTCATATCATTCGGCGAATGCTCGCTCACAGTTCTCCATACTCCCGGCCATACTCCGGGAGGTGTTTCCTTCATCACAGGCGATGAACTTGGAGTTTTTGCAGGAGATGTAATTTTCCGTTTATCGGTCGGAAGATGGGATCTTCCCGGCGGGGATTACCGGATACTCATGAATACCCTGCGAAAGGTGTTCTTTCCCATGCCGGATGCCGCAGTTGTCTATCCCGGCCATGGTGAATCGACAACAATCGGTTTTGAAAAAAAGCATAACCAGTTCATGATGGACTGA
- the xerD gene encoding site-specific tyrosine recombinase XerD, producing MAKSFDITEYVTFLDVEEGLSPNTLEAYLHNVGRYISYLKTRGISSPAGVQKKHVMDFLDELRSLELSPASISRNFSAVRSYHHFLYRESICSVDPTETVEILTSHRKLPDTLSIEEVIRLIESPDTTEPTGLRDRAMLEFAYATGVRVSELVGITEQNILFKENLVRITGKGSKERIVPLGSTAKEKVLEYIARGRPLLVGKIPRETLFLNARGGPLTRMGFWKILRKYVILAGITKHTSPHTLRHSFATHLLEGGADIRVLQELLGHSNIATTEIYTHIDREYLKEVHRTFHPRA from the coding sequence ATGGCGAAAAGTTTCGATATTACAGAATACGTTACCTTCCTCGATGTCGAGGAAGGATTAAGCCCGAACACCCTCGAAGCATACCTGCACAATGTCGGGCGGTACATCTCCTACCTCAAAACCAGGGGGATTTCATCGCCTGCGGGGGTGCAGAAAAAGCATGTAATGGATTTCCTGGACGAGCTTCGCAGTCTTGAGCTTTCTCCGGCCAGCATCTCACGGAATTTCTCGGCAGTGCGCTCTTACCATCATTTTCTCTACCGCGAGAGTATCTGCTCTGTCGATCCCACTGAAACGGTAGAAATTCTCACCAGTCACCGGAAACTGCCTGACACGCTCAGCATCGAGGAAGTCATCCGTCTCATCGAATCTCCTGACACCACCGAACCTACAGGTCTGCGCGACCGCGCCATGCTCGAGTTCGCTTATGCCACCGGGGTACGGGTATCCGAGCTGGTCGGTATTACCGAGCAGAATATTCTTTTCAAGGAAAATCTGGTACGTATCACAGGCAAAGGTTCAAAGGAGCGGATAGTCCCCCTCGGTTCCACCGCCAAAGAGAAAGTTCTGGAATATATCGCCCGCGGCAGACCTCTCCTTGTCGGCAAAATACCTCGTGAAACACTCTTTCTCAACGCCCGCGGAGGGCCGCTCACCCGGATGGGATTCTGGAAAATACTGAGGAAATATGTGATTCTTGCCGGAATAACCAAACATACCAGTCCGCATACCCTCCGTCACTCGTTCGCCACTCACCTCCTCGAAGGCGGCGCGGATATTCGGGTGCTCCAGGAATTGCTCGGCCATTCCAATATCGCCACCACCGAAATCTACACACACATCGACCGTGAATATCTCAAGGAAGTACATCGGACATTCCATCCGAGGGCGTAA